A genomic segment from Hyalangium ruber encodes:
- a CDS encoding penicillin-binding protein 1C, protein MSNRPTWADLRRFLGPRLRSRRTWAALAVLSLVALGLYVRGLNDTLRVYEPSRLVLDRRGRYLGEVPGGGGELGYWPLSYVMPERVVEATLVTEDRHFHEHPGVYLPSVGRAVVQNVRNGRVISGASTIAMQVARMHGQGDRTLARKVSEALEALLLIHAHGHEKVLRQYLTIAPYGNRAHGVVRAARLYFDKPVEDLSWAQAAFLAGLPQMPGRMNPYTPDGLKRAMKRSHRILRALHQKGALSSVELEQALTADLGLVPRPHRQPEALHAVLEWSAQAKRRDSPISMATLDLDIQARAAAILEDNLERIEDAGAGNSSALVVDTTTGDILAWVGSRDFFSEEHKGAIDFVRTRRSPGSALKPFLFALGLEKGTFTAASELPDTPMDVRTDADGAYLPENINHTFMGPMLLREALGNSRNIPALRVLSEVGVEPALRFFEGAGVEGIGWDPNRYGLGLAIGNLPVTLEELARLYGVLAREGESLPLRRFVDEPRVPARRLLNREAAQLVRHMLADPLARRPMFPVGGPLDFPYAVAVKTGTSQGYRDAWTVAFSDRLLVAVWVGNHDWRRMSGVGGANGPAAAAHRIMDAVMADHRPWQPILDAFPPLDRAVAVEVCPLSGRLASADCPHRKSEWFHPGSAPTEPCPFHARVKLDRRNGLRAGPRCPGSEVVTRVMLDLPDVYAQWAKGQHLDIAPRQESPLCPSDAETAEPKVVIREPRGTVRLLFDPDTPAAASTLRLAAEVSPSSEAIVWLVDGVPVATVSYPHEYRWPVTPGRHVITAAMARRSEVSRPLTVVVED, encoded by the coding sequence ATGAGCAATAGGCCGACATGGGCGGACCTGCGCCGCTTCCTGGGCCCGCGGCTCCGCTCCCGGCGGACGTGGGCGGCGCTCGCGGTGCTGTCGCTCGTCGCCCTGGGGCTGTACGTCCGTGGCCTGAACGACACGCTCCGGGTCTATGAGCCCTCGCGGCTCGTACTCGATCGCCGGGGCCGCTACCTCGGCGAGGTTCCCGGCGGGGGAGGGGAACTGGGGTACTGGCCCTTGTCCTACGTGATGCCCGAGCGCGTGGTGGAGGCGACGCTCGTGACGGAGGACCGGCACTTCCACGAGCACCCGGGCGTGTACCTGCCGTCCGTCGGGCGCGCGGTGGTGCAGAACGTGCGCAATGGCCGCGTCATCTCGGGCGCCTCCACGATCGCCATGCAGGTGGCGCGGATGCATGGGCAGGGCGACCGCACGCTGGCCCGCAAGGTCTCCGAGGCACTGGAGGCGCTGTTGCTCATCCACGCGCACGGGCACGAGAAGGTGCTTCGCCAATACCTGACGATCGCGCCGTACGGGAACAGGGCGCACGGTGTGGTCCGCGCCGCGCGGCTGTACTTCGACAAGCCCGTGGAGGATCTCTCGTGGGCGCAGGCGGCCTTCCTCGCGGGGCTGCCGCAGATGCCCGGCCGCATGAACCCGTACACCCCGGATGGGCTGAAGCGAGCGATGAAGCGCAGCCACCGGATCCTCCGGGCGCTTCACCAGAAGGGCGCGCTGTCCTCGGTGGAGCTGGAGCAGGCGCTCACCGCGGATCTGGGGCTCGTGCCCCGGCCGCACCGCCAGCCCGAGGCGCTGCATGCCGTGCTCGAGTGGAGCGCCCAGGCGAAGCGCCGTGACAGCCCCATCTCCATGGCGACGCTGGATCTCGACATCCAGGCCCGGGCCGCGGCCATCCTCGAGGACAACCTGGAGCGGATCGAGGACGCGGGCGCGGGCAATAGCTCCGCGCTGGTGGTGGACACGACCACGGGCGACATCCTCGCGTGGGTCGGCTCGCGGGACTTCTTCTCCGAGGAGCATAAGGGGGCGATCGACTTCGTGCGCACGCGGCGATCTCCTGGCTCGGCGCTCAAGCCCTTCCTCTTCGCGCTCGGGCTGGAGAAGGGCACATTCACCGCCGCCTCCGAGCTGCCGGACACGCCGATGGATGTGCGGACCGACGCCGACGGCGCCTATCTGCCCGAGAACATCAACCACACCTTCATGGGGCCCATGCTCCTGCGGGAGGCGCTGGGCAACTCGCGCAACATCCCCGCGCTGCGGGTGCTCTCCGAGGTCGGGGTCGAGCCCGCGCTGCGCTTCTTCGAGGGCGCTGGTGTCGAGGGCATTGGCTGGGATCCGAACCGCTACGGCCTGGGGCTCGCGATCGGAAACCTGCCGGTCACCCTGGAGGAGCTGGCGAGGCTGTATGGCGTCCTCGCGCGCGAGGGCGAGAGCCTCCCCCTGCGTCGCTTCGTGGATGAGCCACGCGTTCCGGCACGGCGGCTGCTCAACCGCGAGGCCGCGCAGCTCGTTCGGCACATGCTCGCCGACCCGCTGGCGCGCCGGCCGATGTTCCCGGTCGGTGGGCCGCTCGACTTTCCCTACGCCGTCGCCGTGAAGACGGGCACGAGCCAGGGCTATCGCGACGCGTGGACGGTGGCGTTCAGCGACCGGCTGCTCGTCGCGGTCTGGGTCGGCAACCACGACTGGCGGCGGATGAGCGGCGTGGGTGGGGCGAATGGCCCGGCCGCCGCGGCACACCGCATCATGGATGCGGTGATGGCGGACCATCGACCGTGGCAGCCGATCCTCGACGCGTTCCCTCCGCTCGACCGCGCGGTGGCGGTGGAGGTCTGCCCGCTCTCGGGGCGGCTCGCGAGCGCGGACTGTCCCCACCGCAAGAGCGAGTGGTTCCACCCTGGCAGCGCGCCCACCGAGCCCTGTCCGTTCCACGCCCGGGTGAAGCTGGATCGGCGCAATGGGCTGCGCGCTGGCCCTCGGTGCCCCGGCTCCGAGGTCGTCACTCGGGTCATGCTGGACCTGCCGGACGTCTACGCGCAGTGGGCCAAGGGACAGCACCTCGACATCGCGCCCCGGCAGGAGAGCCCCTTGTGCCCGAGCGACGCGGAGACGGCCGAGCCGAAGGTCGTCATCCGCGAGCCCCGGGGCACGGTGCGGCTGCTGTTCGACCCGGACACTCCGGCCGCGGCTTCCACGCTGCGCCTGGCGGCGGAGGTGTCGCCGAGCTCCGAGGCGATCGTCTGGCTCGTGGACGGAGTGCCCGTGGCGACCGTGTCCTATCCGCACGAGTACCGCTGGCCGGTGACTCCAGGCAGGCACGTCATCACCGCCGCGATGGCGAGACGTTCCGAAGTGAGCCGTCCGTTGACCGTGGTGGTAGAGGACTGA
- a CDS encoding class I SAM-dependent methyltransferase yields MSAERLRGQQGALACPECHRPLTQSPEGFACGPCGASYPWRDGYVDFAPQVTMKKFGLGPLYMQDPLHITRYEDHTRGVFVNLMGTNWGGALSKADEDAYIQRQLKPSEGPVLDLACGAGRWTRAVVERVGMNRVIGVDLSVAMLRAIREALPELATVRANAQKLPFGTGQVGAVNCSNALQLFPDPAAVFREVARCLCPGGTFTVLTFRKAERPLYRHFQRQHEAAFNVRAFSVEEIQGWLEAAGLKLVDLHTPGTFLLFTASSSSSPSSP; encoded by the coding sequence ATGAGCGCCGAGCGGCTCCGAGGCCAGCAGGGGGCGTTGGCGTGCCCCGAGTGCCACCGTCCGCTCACGCAGAGCCCCGAGGGCTTCGCCTGTGGCCCGTGTGGCGCGAGCTATCCGTGGCGCGACGGGTATGTCGACTTCGCGCCCCAGGTCACCATGAAGAAGTTCGGCCTGGGGCCCCTCTACATGCAGGATCCGCTGCACATCACCCGGTACGAGGACCACACCCGGGGCGTGTTCGTGAACCTGATGGGCACGAACTGGGGCGGGGCGCTGAGCAAGGCGGATGAGGACGCCTACATCCAGCGGCAGCTGAAGCCCTCGGAGGGTCCCGTGCTGGACCTCGCCTGCGGCGCCGGCCGGTGGACGCGTGCCGTGGTGGAGCGGGTGGGGATGAACCGGGTCATTGGCGTCGACCTGAGCGTGGCGATGCTTCGCGCGATCCGGGAGGCCCTCCCGGAGCTGGCCACCGTGCGGGCCAACGCCCAGAAGCTGCCCTTCGGGACGGGCCAGGTCGGCGCGGTGAACTGCTCCAACGCGCTCCAGCTCTTTCCCGACCCGGCCGCGGTCTTCCGCGAGGTGGCCCGGTGCCTGTGCCCCGGGGGCACCTTCACGGTGCTCACCTTCCGCAAGGCGGAGCGGCCGCTGTACCGGCACTTCCAGCGCCAGCATGAGGCCGCGTTCAACGTGCGCGCCTTCAGCGTCGAGGAGATTCAGGGCTGGCTGGAGGCGGCCGGGTTGAAGCTGGTCGACCTGCACACCCCAGGGACCTTCCTGTTGTTCACCGCTTCTTCTTCTTCTTCGCCTTCGTCTCCGTGA
- a CDS encoding TetR/AcrR family transcriptional regulator, whose product MAGRKGQVQKRGVERRRAIIDAAIRLFSQYGFRGTGFAAIAEQAGVTPSTVVHHFATKEILLQAVIEENDARVVARLAELGKNQTGVLRALEAMVHDARMSVEDPTVASLYIVIETENLSQDSEVRAFFLRRSRMIRKHLAELLREGIRTGEVRAGVDADAKAREIHAFVEGAHLQWLLDPEEIDLVALYRSYVDSLIPQLAAEWPGRKKP is encoded by the coding sequence ATGGCCGGCAGAAAAGGTCAGGTCCAGAAGCGGGGAGTCGAGCGGCGGCGAGCCATCATCGACGCCGCGATTCGACTCTTTTCCCAGTACGGGTTTCGCGGCACGGGTTTCGCGGCCATCGCCGAGCAGGCGGGAGTGACGCCCTCCACCGTGGTGCATCACTTCGCCACCAAGGAGATCCTGCTGCAAGCGGTCATCGAGGAGAACGACGCGCGGGTCGTCGCCCGGCTCGCCGAGCTCGGCAAGAACCAGACGGGGGTGCTCAGGGCGCTCGAGGCCATGGTGCATGACGCGCGGATGAGCGTGGAGGACCCCACCGTGGCCTCGCTCTACATCGTGATCGAGACCGAGAACCTCTCCCAGGACTCCGAGGTCCGCGCATTCTTCCTGCGCCGGAGCCGGATGATCCGTAAGCACCTCGCCGAGCTCCTTCGGGAGGGGATTCGCACCGGCGAGGTTCGCGCCGGGGTGGATGCCGACGCGAAGGCGCGCGAGATACACGCGTTCGTGGAGGGCGCCCACCTGCAGTGGCTGCTCGATCCCGAGGAGATCGATCTCGTCGCCCTGTACCGCTCCTATGTGGACAGTCTGATCCCTCAACTGGCGGCGGAGTGGCCCGGGAGGAAGAAGCCCTAG